A window of candidate division WOR-3 bacterium genomic DNA:
GCTCTTTTTTAATATTTCTCAAACTGTTTCATTTTATCAAAAAAGTTTGCAAAACTGCTCTTTTTTCATTGGTGTTATGGGCCAAGCGGTATATAGGGTCAAAAAATTGACTATTTGAAAAATTAGCAATTTATGATTAAGATTCTAAACAACAAAGAGGTTAATTCTTGACTTTAAGAAGTTTTGCTTGTATGATACAGCAAGTGAATTCCGAAAGTAAAAGCAAATATTTTAGTTAGAAAGGAGCAAATTATGGCGAATGAAGTGAAACCGCCGATTAATATTGAAATCGGTGAAAAGGAATCCGAAGGAATCTATTCTAATTTTGTGCTTATTGCCCATTCAGCATCAGAATTTATTATTGATTTCGCCCGGATGCTTCCTGGCTTACCTAAAGCCAAAGTCTTTTCGCGAATTGTGATGACACCTCAACATGCGAAGTTATTACTTAATGCCTTAGAAGAAAACATTAAAAAATATGAAGACCGATTTGGTAAGATAAAACTACTGGGTAAAGAAGAAGAGATTAAAGGTTTTGGCTTTTCTCCTACTACTGAAAAGTCATAAAATCACATAAAACCGAGAATGAACATTAATAAATACAAACTCAAAAAATATTTACTTGAGTTCAAATGAATACTTTTGATTTCAGACAGGTTTTTCTATAATTTAAATTTACTTATTTTTTAAGTAGTGAAAGAATTTAGAGAACTAAACGAACCTTTACAGTCTTTAGTAAAACAGATTGTTACTGTTTGTCAACGGTATAATGCGGAAGCATTTTTAGTTGGCGGACCACTGAGAGATTTGTTGATGAAAAAAGGAAAATCATCGCCGACAATAACAGACTTAGATATTGCGGTGACAAAATCTTATTATAATATTGGCAGAGATTTAGCAAAGAAGTTAAAAGCAAAAGTGATTCATTATCCTCAATTTATGACACTAACTCTGCAATGTCCAATGTTAAGAATTGATATTGCCCAAACGCGTAAAGAATATTACCCTCAACCGGCAGTTTTACCCCAAGTTAGTCCGGCATCAATTGAAGAAGATTTGAAACGACGCGACTTTACGATTAATGCAATGGCACTAAAACTTACTAAAAAACCGCCCTATCCGATTATTGATTTATTTAATGGCCAAAGAGATTTGAAAGCCAGCATAATTCGGATTTTGCATACTTCCAGTTTTATTGATGACCCGACTAGAATTTTCCGAGCAATACGATTTGCCGTCAGATTCAATTTCAAAATTGAGCCGATAACAAAACTCTTAATGAAAAAGGCAATTTTTGATAACCGAATTAATCTACTTTCGGGTGAACGCATCTTGTATGAGTTAAAAATGATTCTCCAAGAAAAGAAAGCAACTGAGATATTAAAGACATTACAGCAATTTAAGATAATAGAAAATGTTTTCGGAGTTCAATTACCGAAAAAGTTTTTTCAAGAAAGTCAAATTTTAGATGATTTTACGGATATTGATGCCAAGTTAAGCCATCTTTTTGCTTATTTACCGGAACCGACTTGGTCGCGCTTTCCTTTGACTTTGGAAGTAAAAAATTGTGCTAAGGCGATAAAGAATTTTTCTCAGGTAAGAAAGAGATTAGCCCGAACAAGATTGCCTAGCCAAATTTATCAAATATTATCTTCATTACCAAAACCTGCGCTAAAAATTTTATCTTTAGTTGAGAAAAAGGTGATAAGCAATAAAATTAAATTATTCCTCGAGAAATATTCTAAAATAAAGATTTATACCTCGGGTAAATTGTTACAATCAATGCAAATACCTCCAGGACCGATTTATCGAAAAATTTTGGCTGGTCTACGAACTCAGGTTTTAGACGGAAAAATTAAAGGTCAAAAACAAGAGATTGACTATATTAAAACTCTATTAAAATGTCAAATTTAACTTCAATTATTCTATCGGCACCAGCAATTCTTTTTGGATTAACAATTCATGAATATGCTCATGCCTTAATTGCCTTAAAACTTGGTGACCCAACCGCAAAATTTATGGGTCGGTTGACCTTAAATCCCTTAAAACATTTAGACCCGATTGGTACAATTAGTCTTTTTCTATTTCGACTGGGATGGGCAAAACCCGTTCCAATTAATCCCAATTACTTTAGAAATTATAAACAAGGGGTATTATTAACTTCATTAGCCGGACCAGGAGCAAATTTTATCGTTGCCGTTATTTTTGGATTGTTACTAAGAATAATCTATTTAATACCTTCTCTCTCGCCGAGTAGTTTTATCATAATTATCTTAGAAATGTTCGTATTTTTTAACCTCATTTTAGCCATCTTTAATTTAATTCCCATACCACCTCTTGACGGCTCCAAAATTCTCTATTATCTTTTACCGACAACAATGGCGGAAGAGTATGCTAAATTAGAGCGCTACGGGTTTTTTATGCTGTTAGGAATTATCGTATTAGGTCAACTAATCGGCTTTTCAATTTTTGGTATTATAATTTTACCCTTTATAAGAATATTTTCGAGTTTGATTATTGGCCATAGTATTATTTAAAAACATAAACACAATTTATGCCGTTTCTCGGTGGTGAAATAGCACTAAAATTATGAGAGCAGGTTTTAGAGCAAAAAGTGACAACTCAAAAATTAAAATAATTATAAGTGTCTTAATTGTTTTATTAATTGCCTTTATTCTAATTAGTTTAATCTCATTTCATTTTGGCCAAAAATCGCCTTCTGATAACTGGGGTGGTTTTATCGGCAGTCATCTGAGTCTAGGACTAGTCTATATGCTTGGCTATTGCGTCTATCTAATTCCAGCAATTATCTTACTTTTTACCATTAGTGAATTGGTTAAAGAAAGTTTTCGACGATTTATTCTACCAAGCATCATTTGGCTCTTGGGTATCTTTTTGTTTGCCAGCATTATTTCATTTTCAATTGGGCGGATTGGTTATACCAGTAATTATGGTGGTTTAATTGGCAGTTGGTTTGCCAAATTATTATTAAATCAATTGGGTATTTTATTGACTTATTTTATTCCACTATTTCTGCTTTATAGTTTAGTTCCCCTAATCCGTAATCCTAAAAACCGGCGAACCTATCTGCGTGAAGGTCTATTTATCTTTCTATTAATTGTGCTTGTACAAATGCTTATTGCTCGAATAAAACCAAGTGCTTATTGGTTGCCGGGAAAAATAACCGCAATTCCACTTGCTGGTAAAATAACTAATGCTTTTATTAATTGGTTTCGCTATTTGACAGGCAATTGGGGAAGTTTAATAATTATTATTGTTGCGCTTTTAATTGTAATTTTAGTTTTTACCAATGTGCCATTTGTGCATTTGATTGCCAATATCTACCATTCTATAATTAGCAGTTTTAAAAAAATAAAACCAAAGAAAAGGACCGCAGTTATTAAAGAACCAATATCAGAAAAATCGAATGTACCAGAACCTGTGGTTGAAGGAGCAGTTCAGACTGAAACCGAAACAGAAATTATAGAACCTCCTCCGACTAAAACAATCACTGATAAAAGGAAATCATTTATTGGCACAAAAGGTGTCCAAAGTGCTGTAATTGACGAACAGCAATTTCAGAATGAATTTTTAGCATCTTTGGATATTCCGCCAAGTGAAGAAGCACCGGTTGACCAGAAAACTTTAGAAGAAGGGGCTAAAGTCTTACTGGAAAAATTAAAAGAGTTCGGTATTGAAGGAAGAGTTACTGATATTCTAACTGGTCCAATGATTACCCGTTATGAATTTGAACCAGCACCAGGCATAAAGATTCAACGCATTGAGAGTTTGGCGGATGATTTAGCACTTTCGCTTAAAGCCGAAAGAATTCGTATCTTAGCACCGATTCCTGGCAAAGCAGTTGTTGGTATTGAAGTTCCCAATAAATATCGTAGAATTGTCTATTTGCGCAATATCTTAACAACTGAAGAATTTACCGCCAAGACCTCACCATTGACTTTTGCCTTAGGTGAATCGATTACCGGTGAACCTTATTGTGCCGACTTACGCGAAATGCCGCATGTTTTAATTGCCGGGACTACGGGTTCAGGTAAGAGTGTTTGTATCAATACAATGATTACTTCGATTATATTCCGCTCGTCTTATCATGATGTCAGATTTTTAGCAATTGACCCAAAACAATTGGAATTGCCCGTTTATAACTCAATACCGCATTTGCTCAGTCCAACAACTATTGACCCGAAAGTAGCAATATCAGAATTGGACAGAGTAATCAGTATAATGGAAAGTCGTTATGGAATATTTGCTGGATTAGGAGTTCGGGATATTGCTGGTTATAATTTAGTCGCACAAAAAGAAGGATTAGAAAAGAAACCGTATATTGTTGTGGTTATTGACGAACTTGCGGATTTAATGATTAGAGCCCCCACGGAAATCGAAGAAAAAATCACCCGCTTGGCACAAATGTCTCGGGCGGTCGGCATTCACTTAGTTTTAGCAACGCAAAGACCATCAGTAGATGTTATTACTGGTTTAATCAAGGCAAATTTTCCTTGTCGGATTGCATTTCAAGTGGCATCAAAGACTGATTCGCGGACAATTTTAGATATGAATGGTGCCGAGGCATTATTAGGTCGAGGCGATATGCTCTTTTTACCGCCAGGCAAAGGTGAACCACAAAGATTACATTGTGCTTATGTTTCGGCACAAGCAACCAAAAGAATCGTTGACCTTTGGACCAAAAGGTATCTTATTGAATTATTATCCGAGTATGTTTCTAACCCTCAGGAAATGGCGGAGCAAATTATTGCTAAACAAGTCGTCGATGTTCTAATTGACCGAGAAAAAGCATCAATTAAAAGAAAACAGCAGGATTTTTACTCAGTTGTTCCCGAAGATATTGCAGAAAAACTTTGGGCTCGCGAGTATCATCAAAAACTCTCTGAAGAAATTGATATGCCACACAGTAAAAAAACAGAAAGACCTGGAGCCGAACGCGAAGTTGATGAACTTTTAGCCGAAGCGGCCAAAATTGTCTTTCGACATCGCGAAGCATCAGTTTCAATGCTTCAAAGAAGACTTGATATTGGCTGGGCAAGAGCCGGACGGATTATTGACCAGTTAGAACAATTGGGCGTTGTCGGTCCTTATGTTGGTTCTAAATCCCGTAAGGTCTTAATTGACACTGAAGAAGATTTACAAAAACTGCTTGGCACTTTGACACACAAACCTTTAAGTGAAAATAAGACTTAATTAAAATATAGACGATGCGTTTTTCTGCATTATTATTCATAACATCGATGACATAAAGGAGACCATAGTGTCCGAAGAAAAAATACCGATTCATTATGTCTGCACGCATAATGAAGCAAAAGAATTAATTGAAAAGCATAATCAGTTCTGGGTTTCTAACTGTGGATG
This region includes:
- a CDS encoding DUF3467 domain-containing protein — translated: MANEVKPPINIEIGEKESEGIYSNFVLIAHSASEFIIDFARMLPGLPKAKVFSRIVMTPQHAKLLLNALEENIKKYEDRFGKIKLLGKEEEIKGFGFSPTTEKS
- a CDS encoding site-2 protease family protein, with translation MSNLTSIILSAPAILFGLTIHEYAHALIALKLGDPTAKFMGRLTLNPLKHLDPIGTISLFLFRLGWAKPVPINPNYFRNYKQGVLLTSLAGPGANFIVAVIFGLLLRIIYLIPSLSPSSFIIIILEMFVFFNLILAIFNLIPIPPLDGSKILYYLLPTTMAEEYAKLERYGFFMLLGIIVLGQLIGFSIFGIIILPFIRIFSSLIIGHSII
- a CDS encoding DNA translocase FtsK 4TM domain-containing protein translates to MRAGFRAKSDNSKIKIIISVLIVLLIAFILISLISFHFGQKSPSDNWGGFIGSHLSLGLVYMLGYCVYLIPAIILLFTISELVKESFRRFILPSIIWLLGIFLFASIISFSIGRIGYTSNYGGLIGSWFAKLLLNQLGILLTYFIPLFLLYSLVPLIRNPKNRRTYLREGLFIFLLIVLVQMLIARIKPSAYWLPGKITAIPLAGKITNAFINWFRYLTGNWGSLIIIIVALLIVILVFTNVPFVHLIANIYHSIISSFKKIKPKKRTAVIKEPISEKSNVPEPVVEGAVQTETETEIIEPPPTKTITDKRKSFIGTKGVQSAVIDEQQFQNEFLASLDIPPSEEAPVDQKTLEEGAKVLLEKLKEFGIEGRVTDILTGPMITRYEFEPAPGIKIQRIESLADDLALSLKAERIRILAPIPGKAVVGIEVPNKYRRIVYLRNILTTEEFTAKTSPLTFALGESITGEPYCADLREMPHVLIAGTTGSGKSVCINTMITSIIFRSSYHDVRFLAIDPKQLELPVYNSIPHLLSPTTIDPKVAISELDRVISIMESRYGIFAGLGVRDIAGYNLVAQKEGLEKKPYIVVVIDELADLMIRAPTEIEEKITRLAQMSRAVGIHLVLATQRPSVDVITGLIKANFPCRIAFQVASKTDSRTILDMNGAEALLGRGDMLFLPPGKGEPQRLHCAYVSAQATKRIVDLWTKRYLIELLSEYVSNPQEMAEQIIAKQVVDVLIDREKASIKRKQQDFYSVVPEDIAEKLWAREYHQKLSEEIDMPHSKKTERPGAEREVDELLAEAAKIVFRHREASVSMLQRRLDIGWARAGRIIDQLEQLGVVGPYVGSKSRKVLIDTEEDLQKLLGTLTHKPLSENKT